A segment of the Babylonia areolata isolate BAREFJ2019XMU chromosome 7, ASM4173473v1, whole genome shotgun sequence genome:
tatactacagcgccacccatttttttgtgtgtatttttcctgcgtgcagttttatttgtttttcctattgacgtggatttttctacagaattttgccaggaacaaccgttttgttgccgtgggttcttttacgtgcgctaagtgtgtgctgcacacgggacctcggtttatcgtctcatccgaatgactagcgtccagactaccactcaaggtctagtggagggggagaaaatatcggcagctgagccgtgattcgaaccagcgcgctcagattctctcgcttcctaggcggacgcgttacctctaggccatcactcaatatGTCCAGTTGTTTGTATTGAACGACCTCTGCGTAACATAACCATTTATCTTGGACTCTATctggtgagagagatggagggatggatgtatgcatgcatgtttatgtatatgtgtgtgtatgtatgtatgtatgtatgtatgcgtggatgtatgtatccatgtgtgtgtggagaacgtTTTTGCAGGCATTGTGTGTGGCGACTGTAAGCGGTCTGTAACAAACTCAACGGCTACACCTTCAGTCAGTGCACACagaatgccttaaaaaaaaacatgacccGACCTTTTGCACTGGCTGGCCTGAAGAAAAGTGAGTTTGCTGTGTAGACGAATTGTGAACACAATGTAAAGTTTTTTTTGATCAATTGGCAAaacaaaaacgcaaaaaaaaaaaaaaaaagaaaagaaaaaaaaagcacgtttTCTTCGCTGTTACCGGAACTTTTTCATAACGTTACAGGTAGAGCTTACTGGACATCTGCAGCTTTTTTTAACGACACCATGTGGAACACTTCCGTTCCGTCAgtgaacatgaacatgactgacgGTGTTACCTCCCCTGCTGCCTTGTCACAGCGCGCACACACCGAGCCACAAAACGCATCCTTCCGAGACGGTTGCGTCACAGTCCTCTTCAGCCAGATGGAGTTCCTGCCCTGGGACAACCCGGACAACATTGTCAGCGCCGAAGTTGAGACCCTGGTGGGGCGAATCAAAAACAATTTGCTGGTCTTCTTATTTCTGATCGGTGGACCAGCTAACGTCATCAACATGGTGGTGTTTTGTAAACAGGGCCTCCGAGAtcgtgtcaatgtctgtctcttcgCTCTGGCGTTCGCTGATGAGATGTATCTGCTGGCGGAAATTATGCACTACGGTGAGCAGATGTACCTGCAGTTTACCACCCAGGACAGGTTCGGTCCAGCCATGACGGTTCTGACCAACCACAACGTCCTCGTGTTGACGGGTTTTTGTTACGTTTCCCCTGTCCTGTCCACCATCATCGCAGTGGAGAGATGTCTCTGTGTTTTCTACCCGCTCAGATTTCAAACGCTCCTCCGCACGAGGACCATGGTAGCAATCATCTCTGTGACCTACACTTTGGTCTTAGGTCTGGTGTTCATCGTTGTCTTCAGGTATCGGATCGGATGCGTGTACGATCCGGAACTCGGCATCGCCATGGAGACAGGCGTTGATGGGGAATTTTACAGAGCTCACAAAGGaatcgaggtggtggtggtgacgacagtgacgatCCTGACGATTATGAAACTACGTCAGGCTGTGACGTGGCGGTCTGGAATCGCGTCATCACTGTCGCCCCGTGAGTTGGCTCTGACGAAGATGCTGGTCGGGAACTCCATTCTGTTCATTGCCTGTATCTCCCCCATAGCTCTGAACCGTTTCAGCTGGCTCTTTTTCCCTGAGGTGAACTCCGGGCGACGTCAACAGAACTTCTTCGTGACAGGTCTGTGGGTCAATGAGATGTGCGCCTGCGCCAACTCCACGGCAAATTTTTTTGTGTACTACGTCATGGGTTCTCGTTACCGGGAAACGTTCTGGGCTCTGTTTGGCAGGAAACTGAAAGAGGGAAAGATCTCAAATGAAAACATCAACTCTGAAACGATTTAAAATGGAAAACTTTCACCACAGAAAGACATTAAGTGGAAAAGGAAACATGAACTTCTAAATTGAACAGCCTGAATGGAACACGTTGACAAAAGGTGTGGAGGGAGAAAACTTTCGAAAGTAACTATagcattgtttcttcttcttctcctcctcctcctcctcctcctccccctcctcctcctcctcctcctcctc
Coding sequences within it:
- the LOC143284332 gene encoding uncharacterized protein LOC143284332, with product MWNTSVPSVNMNMTDGVTSPAALSQRAHTEPQNASFRDGCVTVLFSQMEFLPWDNPDNIVSAEVETLVGRIKNNLLVFLFLIGGPANVINMVVFCKQGLRDRVNVCLFALAFADEMYLLAEIMHYGEQMYLQFTTQDRFGPAMTVLTNHNVLVLTGFCYVSPVLSTIIAVERCLCVFYPLRFQTLLRTRTMVAIISVTYTLVLGLVFIVVFRYRIGCVYDPELGIAMETGVDGEFYRAHKGIEVVVVTTVTILTIMKLRQAVTWRSGIASSLSPRELALTKMLVGNSILFIACISPIALNRFSWLFFPEVNSGRRQQNFFVTGLWVNEMCACANSTANFFVYYVMGSRYRETFWALFGRKLKEGKISNENINSETI